A window of the Vigna angularis cultivar LongXiaoDou No.4 chromosome 3, ASM1680809v1, whole genome shotgun sequence genome harbors these coding sequences:
- the LOC128196005 gene encoding uncharacterized protein LOC128196005 encodes MLYQEQFQSMRPMQSPIEEHVVPPPPTGRSGKGSCSASAIPEDDMDDGSPCLLYILEEDEMVLVARGTEFRSATVCHGMQLLEDEVKVSVDEMIMPDASVPLSTEEIFTVEQAYKSFITWPKFLVKPVSDPSTQEQQKIPLSEDDPLSSLHLLADILDDKPLEVQYDANVFGHGSEVPIYLNSQDVRELASGTQELNISIIQLWTMYMSGVTNKLGRSDDYGFIDPQDIHESNDFDHINTRMISSFRRGKKIYFLPYISGRHWQLLVMSVQDNYALWFCSLHRPPPTQLRQAIDCSIPASMMMDGRSIVKSRKIAWISLKCNRQNGSYECGYYVMYWMTHIVRSHITRSWETRFKTTTPVPEKSLLFIRNAAAKYIVRLYNSS; translated from the exons ATGCTCTACCAGGAGCAGTTTCAGAGCATGCGCCCGATGCAGTCTCCTATAGAGGAACATGTGGtccctccccctcccacag ggagaagcggcaaaggaagttgttccgcatcagccatcccagaggatgacatggacgatggtagtccatgtctgctatacattttagaagaagatgagatggtgctggtagctcgtggaacagagtttaggtcagcgactgtatgtcatggtatgcaactattagaggatgaggtgaaggtatcagtggatgaaatgatcatgccagatgcctcggttccactgtccacggaagagattttcactgtggaacaagcatataagtcgtttatcacttggcctaaatttttggttaaaccagtttctgacccctcg acgcaggaacaacagaagattcctctatctgaggatgaccctctttcttcattgcatctacttgctgacatccttgatgataagcctttggaggttcagtatgatgctaatgtatttgggcatggctctgaggtcccaatataccttaatagccaagatgtccgtgagcttgcgtcgggaacacaagagttgaatatttcaattattcaactatggacgat gtatatgtctggggtcactaataagttggggcgttctgatgattatggattcattgatccccaagacattcatgaatcaaatgattttgatcatATCAACACGAGAATGATAAGCAGTTTTcgaaggggcaagaaaatatactttttgccttatatatccgg gcgccattggcaacttcttgttatgtctgtgcaagacaactatgctttgtggttctgctcattgcacaggcctcctcccacacaactcagacaagcaattgattg ttctattccagcaagtatgatgatggacgggagatcaattgttaagagtagaaagattgcttggatttctctcaag tgtaacagacaaaatgggtcatatgagtgtggatactatgtaatgtattggatgacccatattgttcgttctcacatcacaagaagctgggaaacg agattcaagactactacaccagttcctgagaagtcactactattcattaggaacgctgctgcgaagtatatagttagattatacaatagctcttag